The proteins below are encoded in one region of Hordeum vulgare subsp. vulgare chromosome 3H, MorexV3_pseudomolecules_assembly, whole genome shotgun sequence:
- the LOC123443936 gene encoding dihydroflavonol 4-reductase: MDGNKGPVVVTGASGFVGSWLVMKLLQAGYTVRATVRDPANVEKTKPLLELPGAKERLSIWKADLSEDGSFNEAIAGCTGVFHVATPMDFDSQDPENEVIKPTVEGMLSIMRACKEAGTVKRIVFTSSAGSVNIEERPRPAYDQDNWSDIDYCRRVKMTGWMYFVSKALAEKAAMEYASENGLDFISIIPTLVVGPFLSAGMPPSLVTALALITGNEAHYSILKQVQLVHLDDLCDAMTFLFEHPEANGRYICSSHDATIHGLARMLQDRFPEYDIPQKFAGVDDNLQPIHFSSKKLLDHGFSFRYTTEDMFDAAIHTCRDKGLIPLGDVPAPAAGGKLGALAAGEGQAIGAET, translated from the exons ATGGACGGGAACAAAGGGCCGGTGGTGGTGACCGGAGCGTCGGGTTTCGTAGGGTCGTGGCTCGTCATGAAGCTCCTCCAGGCCGGGTACACCGTCCGGGCAACCGTCCGCGACCCGG CCAACGTCGAGAAGACAAAGCCATTGCTGGAGCTTCCCGGAGCCAAGGAGCGGCTGTCCATCTGGAAGGCCGACCTGAGCGAGGATGGCAGCTTCAACGAGGCCATCGCGGGCTGCACCGGCGTCTTCCACGTCGCCACGCCCATGGACTTCGACTCCCAAGACCCCGAG AACGAGGTGATCAAGCCGACGGTGGAAGGgatgttgagcatcatgagggcaTGCAAGGAGGCCGGCACCGTGAAACGCATCGTCTTCACCTCCTCCGCCGGCAGCGTCAACATCGAGGAGCGGCCGAGGCCAGCCTACGACCAGGACAACTGGAGCGACATCGACTACTGCCGCCGCGTCAAGATGACAGGATGG ATGTACTTCGTGTCCAAGGCCCTGGCAGAGAAGGCCGCCATGGAGTACGCCAGCGAGAACGGCCTggacttcatcagcatcatccccACGCTCGTCGTCGGCCCATTCCTCAGCGCCGGCATGCCGCCCAGCCTGGTCACCGCCCTCGCGCTCATCACGGGGAACGAAGCCCACTACTCGATCCTGAAGCAGGTGCAGCTGGTCCACCTGGACGACCTCTGCGACGCCATGACTTTCCTCTTCGAGCACCCGGAGGCCAACGGCCGCTACATCTGCTCctcccacgacgccaccatccaCGGCCTCGCCAGGATGCTCCAGGACAGGTTCCCGGAGTACGACATCCCGCAGAAGTTCGCGGGGGTCGACGACAACCTTCAGCCCATCCACTTCTCCTCCAAGAAGCTCCTAGACCACGGCTTCAGCTTCCGGTACACCACCGAGGACATGTTCGACGCCGCCATCCACACCTGCAGGGACAAGGGCCTCATTCCGCTGGGAGACGTCCCGGCACCTGCAGCCGGCGGCAAGCTGGGAGCTCTTGCTGCGGGGGAAGGCCAAGCCATTGGTGCAGAGACGTAA